A genome region from Bacillaceae bacterium IKA-2 includes the following:
- the ltrA gene encoding group II intron reverse transcriptase/maturase, whose protein sequence is MLMKRILSRENLLLALKRVESNKGSYGIDGMSAKSLRRYLYENWETLCSSLKEGTYQPLPVRRVEIPKPNGGVRLLGIPTVTDRFIQQAITQILVPIFDPTFSEHSYGFRPKRRGHDAVRKAKGYLEEGNRWVIDIDLEKFFDKVNHDKLMGILVKQIDDRILLKLIRKYLQAGVMINGVVHETEEGAPQGGPLSPLLSNVVLNELDIELEKRGHKFVRYADDCNIYVKTKKAGNRVMSSVTGFIETKLKLKVNKDKSAVDRPWKRKFLGFSFTINKAPKIRIAKESIKRLKAKLRGITSRSKAIPMDQRIRQLNQYLTGWCGYYALADTPSKFKEFDEWIRRRLRMCQWKQWKLPKTKVRKLIGLGVPKQKAYEWGNSRKKYWRISNSPILNKTLTNAYWAQRGLKSLYQRYEYLRHT, encoded by the coding sequence ATGTTAATGAAGCGAATTCTGTCACGAGAAAATCTTTTACTTGCTTTAAAGCGAGTTGAGAGCAATAAAGGAAGCTATGGCATAGATGGAATGTCCGCAAAATCCCTGCGAAGATACCTCTATGAAAATTGGGAAACCCTTTGTTCTTCATTAAAAGAGGGAACCTATCAACCGCTACCCGTACGACGAGTCGAAATCCCGAAACCGAACGGCGGAGTAAGGCTATTAGGCATCCCTACCGTAACAGACCGTTTCATTCAACAAGCAATCACTCAAATCTTAGTTCCAATCTTTGATCCAACCTTCTCAGAGCATAGTTACGGCTTCCGTCCAAAGAGACGTGGGCATGACGCGGTGAGAAAAGCAAAGGGATACCTCGAAGAGGGAAATAGATGGGTGATTGATATAGACTTAGAGAAATTCTTTGACAAAGTCAATCATGACAAGCTAATGGGGATATTAGTAAAACAAATAGACGATAGAATTCTACTGAAGTTAATCCGAAAATACCTACAAGCTGGAGTTATGATCAATGGTGTCGTCCACGAAACTGAAGAAGGAGCGCCTCAAGGTGGGCCATTAAGTCCACTTTTATCAAATGTCGTTCTAAATGAACTTGACATTGAGTTAGAAAAGAGAGGCCATAAGTTTGTTCGTTATGCCGATGACTGTAATATCTACGTGAAAACGAAGAAGGCGGGAAATCGAGTGATGAGCTCAGTGACGGGCTTCATCGAAACAAAGCTAAAGTTAAAAGTAAATAAGGATAAATCAGCAGTAGATCGACCATGGAAGCGTAAGTTTCTGGGATTTAGTTTTACGATTAATAAAGCCCCAAAGATCCGCATAGCCAAAGAGAGTATTAAAAGGTTGAAAGCCAAATTAAGAGGAATAACCTCACGATCTAAAGCAATTCCTATGGATCAAAGGATTAGGCAATTAAATCAATACTTAACAGGATGGTGTGGATACTATGCATTAGCTGATACACCTAGTAAATTCAAAGAATTTGATGAATGGATTAGAAGAAGACTTCGTATGTGTCAATGGAAACAATGGAAACTACCAAAAACAAAGGTGAGAAAACTTATTGGATTGGGTGTTCCAAAACAGAAGGCATATGAATGGGGAAATTCTCGTAAGAAATACTGGAGAATTTCTAATAGTCCAATCCTAAACAAAACCCTCACTAACGCTTATTGGGCGCAACGAGGGTTGAAAAGTCTATATCAACGATATGAATATCTACGTCATACTTAA
- a CDS encoding LacI family DNA-binding transcriptional regulator, protein MTNIKDVAVRAGVSITTVSRVLNNRGYIGKGTRKKVEDAIEEMNYSPNQIARSLQKSQSYILGMIVPDSNHPFFSELIKHVEIFANEQNYKILICNSLDQAEKEANYISMLRENRVDGIIMCSHTLDVEEYKKVNFPIVTFDRIISNNFPYVGSDNFRGGEIATEHLIQSGCKRLLHISGPLKLDLLPNRRTDAFKLTCMKHEIPFEIIEGSHDNLTFEYFQEFITEDVAEILPGFDGVFCSNDIVAYALYLHATKQAIKVPEQLKIVGYDYHSFTRMLQTPKLTTISQPTKRLGKVLSSTIINMIESKDKDTINNTIVDVELIKGQTT, encoded by the coding sequence GTGACTAATATAAAAGATGTTGCAGTTCGCGCGGGAGTTTCTATAACAACTGTTTCACGGGTATTAAACAATCGTGGATATATTGGGAAAGGAACGCGAAAAAAGGTTGAGGATGCTATCGAAGAGATGAATTACTCACCAAATCAAATCGCGAGATCGCTTCAGAAAAGCCAGTCATATATATTAGGAATGATTGTTCCAGATTCAAATCATCCTTTTTTCTCTGAATTAATTAAACATGTAGAGATTTTTGCAAATGAACAAAACTATAAAATTCTTATTTGTAACTCACTAGATCAAGCTGAAAAAGAAGCAAATTATATTAGTATGTTAAGAGAGAATAGAGTAGACGGTATCATTATGTGTAGTCACACGTTAGATGTAGAAGAATATAAAAAAGTAAATTTTCCGATCGTAACCTTTGATCGAATTATTTCTAATAACTTCCCTTATGTAGGCTCAGATAACTTCAGAGGTGGAGAAATAGCAACTGAACATTTGATTCAATCAGGCTGTAAGCGTCTTCTCCATATTTCAGGACCTTTAAAACTTGACTTACTTCCAAACAGGCGTACTGATGCCTTTAAACTCACTTGTATGAAGCACGAAATTCCTTTTGAAATTATCGAAGGCTCTCATGATAATTTAACATTTGAATATTTCCAAGAATTTATCACAGAGGATGTGGCAGAAATTCTGCCAGGCTTTGATGGTGTTTTTTGCAGTAATGATATTGTTGCCTATGCCCTCTATCTCCACGCAACAAAACAAGCTATTAAAGTCCCTGAACAACTAAAAATAGTCGGTTATGATTACCATAGCTTCACAAGAATGCTGCAAACACCAAAACTCACAACCATTTCACAACCTACCAAACGGTTAGGGAAAGTTTTGAGTTCGACAATCATCAATATGATAGAAAGCAAAGATAAGGATACGATTAACAATACAATTGTTGATGTTGAGTTAATAAAAGGTCAAACGACCTGA
- a CDS encoding ABC transporter substrate-binding protein produces MKKFLSFLMFVALLALAACGGNDDPAPTQGNDDSETEISILLSKPEIAKEFEVAVNEFGKENNVKVTIIPLAGSNLFERMTSLYSSGNAPTISMISAEFETFKDRFLDLSNEPWMDNVQAGMTDFVTVEDQVLGMPLTVEAFGYIYNKEVLDAAVGGEFDPTAVKTHDDFRSLLEKIAALEGVDAIHVSPMDWSLGAHLSNPFFAAQSSDRDERHQFMQDMIDGNVSLEDNEVFNDWVTTLDLMKEFNSSKNSPLSPQYDDGALALASGNVGLWFMGNWAYPQLKEIDPEGNYGFLPVPISNDAADFGNTQISVGVPSYLVVDKSQNSEEQQEAAKKFLNWLVSTEAGQEHYVTGLNLIPVFDGFSIKPEDSLSLSILDYMSGDDTLEWMNSYYPADGFAAMGSSMQKYISDNSDKAEFTKEFEDYWKSVK; encoded by the coding sequence ATGAAGAAATTTTTATCATTTTTAATGTTTGTTGCACTGTTGGCTCTTGCAGCTTGTGGAGGTAACGATGATCCAGCACCAACCCAAGGCAATGACGACTCAGAAACAGAAATTTCAATTTTACTTTCTAAGCCAGAGATTGCAAAAGAGTTTGAAGTGGCGGTTAACGAGTTTGGAAAAGAGAATAACGTTAAAGTAACAATCATTCCGTTAGCAGGTTCAAACCTGTTTGAAAGAATGACATCGCTTTACTCGTCTGGGAATGCCCCGACGATTAGTATGATTTCAGCAGAATTTGAGACATTTAAAGATAGATTTTTAGATTTATCAAATGAGCCATGGATGGATAATGTCCAGGCGGGTATGACAGACTTTGTAACTGTTGAAGATCAAGTACTGGGTATGCCGCTAACAGTAGAAGCGTTCGGCTACATCTATAATAAGGAAGTTTTAGATGCAGCAGTAGGTGGAGAATTTGACCCAACTGCAGTAAAAACACATGATGATTTTAGAAGCTTACTTGAAAAAATAGCTGCATTAGAAGGTGTTGATGCCATTCACGTGTCTCCAATGGATTGGTCATTAGGAGCTCATTTATCAAATCCATTCTTTGCTGCACAATCAAGTGATCGTGATGAGCGTCACCAATTTATGCAAGATATGATTGATGGTAATGTTTCTTTAGAAGATAACGAAGTATTTAATGATTGGGTGACTACGCTTGATTTAATGAAGGAATTTAATTCTTCTAAAAACTCACCTTTATCTCCACAATATGATGATGGTGCCCTAGCTTTAGCAAGTGGAAATGTAGGTTTATGGTTTATGGGTAACTGGGCTTATCCACAGTTAAAAGAAATCGATCCTGAAGGTAATTATGGATTTTTACCAGTTCCAATTAGCAATGACGCGGCTGATTTTGGAAACACTCAAATTTCAGTTGGTGTTCCATCTTATTTAGTTGTTGATAAATCTCAAAATTCAGAGGAACAACAAGAAGCAGCGAAAAAGTTCTTAAACTGGTTAGTATCAACTGAAGCAGGTCAAGAACATTACGTAACAGGTCTTAACCTTATCCCAGTATTTGATGGCTTCTCTATTAAGCCGGAAGATTCATTATCTTTATCCATTCTTGATTACATGAGCGGTGACGATACACTGGAGTGGATGAACTCATATTATCCTGCTGACGGTTTTGCAGCAATGGGGTCTTCTATGCAAAAGTATATTTCTGATAACAGTGATAAAGCTGAATTTACTAAAGAATTTGAAGACTATTGGAAAAGTGTTAAATAA
- a CDS encoding sugar ABC transporter permease produces MYNEKKLIDKLKVVFSFAFIPLLAFLVVIILPLMLGVVMTFTTWTGFSGSLLEFKGFENYVIAFTDQGFWDSMKITFLYVLYTLVLTNVIAFGLALLVTSGMKGQNFFRMGFFTPNLIGGIILGFIWQFIFARVFVYLGESMGLTIFSSSWLAEPDKAFWTIVIVGVWQSSGYMMLIYIAGLMGINKSLLEAAELDGANAWQQMLKIKIPLMIPAFTISLFLTLQRSFLVYDVNLSLTNGGPFRSTELIAMHVYNDAFLYQNFGSGQAKAFILFIIVATIAITQVRIMKKMEVES; encoded by the coding sequence ATGTATAATGAGAAAAAATTAATAGATAAACTGAAGGTTGTATTTTCATTTGCTTTCATACCTCTGTTGGCTTTTCTGGTAGTTATTATTCTTCCATTAATGCTTGGAGTGGTGATGACTTTTACTACTTGGACGGGATTTTCAGGTTCACTTTTAGAGTTTAAGGGATTTGAAAATTACGTAATTGCCTTTACGGATCAAGGGTTTTGGGATTCGATGAAGATCACGTTTTTATATGTCCTATATACGCTAGTTTTGACAAATGTCATTGCATTTGGTTTAGCTCTGCTTGTAACGAGTGGAATGAAAGGCCAAAACTTCTTTCGAATGGGATTTTTCACTCCAAATTTAATTGGGGGAATAATCTTAGGTTTTATTTGGCAGTTTATCTTTGCAAGGGTATTTGTTTATTTAGGTGAATCGATGGGCTTAACGATTTTTTCATCTTCGTGGCTAGCTGAGCCAGACAAAGCGTTTTGGACGATTGTTATTGTTGGGGTTTGGCAAAGTTCAGGTTATATGATGTTAATTTACATTGCAGGTTTAATGGGTATTAATAAATCGTTGTTGGAAGCAGCTGAATTAGATGGAGCAAATGCATGGCAACAAATGCTGAAAATAAAAATTCCATTGATGATACCTGCATTTACAATTAGCTTGTTCTTGACATTACAACGTAGTTTCTTAGTTTATGATGTGAACTTATCATTGACAAATGGTGGACCATTTAGATCGACAGAGTTAATTGCGATGCATGTATATAATGATGCCTTTTTATATCAAAATTTCGGCTCTGGACAGGCAAAAGCATTTATTCTCTTTATCATTGTTGCAACAATAGCGATCACTCAAGTTAGAATCATGAAGAAAATGGAGGTGGAATCATAA
- a CDS encoding carbohydrate ABC transporter permease gives MKRKKQLRSIMLIVLSIVLFILYFFPFVLVIINSFKTRLDIVSNPLALPKSFSLDNYFTAFETMNFMSALWNSLIITVISTTLIIVFASMLAYFLVRWKWKINGLIFILLIASMIIPFQALMIPFVSIFGNLGLLNSKWILMFFYLGFGLGLATFMYHGFIKGIPVELEEAAIIDGASRLQVFWLVVFPMLKPITVTIVILDVLWIWNDFLLPSLVLVSDGNRTIPLSTFYFFGQYTADFGAAMAGLVLAIIPIIIFFIILQKQVIKGVIDGAIK, from the coding sequence ATGAAAAGAAAGAAACAGCTAAGATCAATTATGTTAATTGTTCTTTCAATTGTTTTATTCATTTTATACTTCTTCCCGTTTGTGTTAGTAATAATTAATTCCTTTAAGACTCGATTAGATATTGTTAGCAATCCGTTAGCGTTACCTAAATCATTTTCATTGGATAATTACTTTACAGCTTTTGAAACGATGAATTTTATGTCAGCATTGTGGAATTCGCTAATTATTACTGTTATTTCAACAACTTTAATTATTGTGTTTGCATCGATGCTTGCTTATTTTCTCGTAAGGTGGAAGTGGAAAATAAATGGTTTGATCTTTATCCTTTTAATTGCCTCAATGATTATTCCATTCCAAGCATTAATGATTCCTTTCGTTTCAATATTTGGAAATCTTGGTTTATTAAATAGTAAATGGATTTTAATGTTCTTCTATTTAGGTTTTGGTCTGGGTTTAGCAACATTTATGTATCACGGATTTATTAAAGGGATTCCAGTTGAATTAGAAGAAGCCGCAATAATTGATGGTGCGTCAAGATTGCAAGTTTTTTGGTTAGTTGTTTTCCCAATGTTAAAACCAATTACTGTTACTATTGTCATTTTAGATGTGTTATGGATTTGGAATGATTTCTTATTACCATCACTTGTACTTGTTTCTGATGGGAATCGAACTATTCCATTATCAACTTTTTATTTCTTTGGACAATATACAGCTGACTTTGGTGCAGCGATGGCAGGTCTTGTTTTAGCGATTATCCCAATCATCATTTTCTTTATTATTCTTCAAAAGCAAGTTATTAAAGGTGTTATTGATGGAGCGATTAAGTAA